Proteins from a genomic interval of Salvelinus sp. IW2-2015 linkage group LG14, ASM291031v2, whole genome shotgun sequence:
- the pomp gene encoding proteasome maturation protein translates to MNTRGLRSQLKDSVPVTGMGPQVGAYGVQDTLRSGFSSVKNELLPSHALELSEKNFQLNQDKMNFSTLRNIQGLHAPLKLQMEYRAARQIQRLPFLQSSHLALDTLKGNDESISFEDILNDPTQSEMMGEPHIMVEYKLGMM, encoded by the exons ATG AATACCCGTGGACTCAGATCACAGCTGAAGGACAGTGTACCGGTGACGGGCATGGGTCCACAGGTTGGGGCTTATGGCGTTCAGGACACACTCAGGAGCGG atTTAGCAGTGTGAAAAATGAGCTGCTTCCCAGCCATGCGTTGGAGCTTTCAGAAAAGAAT TTTCAGCTGAACCAGGACAAGATGAACTTCTCTACCCTCAGAAACATCCAGGGCCTCCACGCTCCCCTCAAACTACAGATGGAGTACAGGGCAGCCAGACAG ATCCAGCGCCTGCCGTTCCTGCAGAGCTCACACCTGGCTCTGGACACTCTCAAAGGGAACGATGAGAGCATCAGTTTTGAGGACATCCTCAACG ATCCAACCCAGAGTGAGATGATGGGTGAGCCCCACATCATGGTGGAGTATAAGCTGGGCATGATGTAA
- the ndufb4 gene encoding NADH dehydrogenase [ubiquinone] 1 beta subcomplex subunit 4 produces the protein MADYREAPLATRPKTLDPAEYFNLSLNQRRAEEERAGLRAQLKRQYQMQLNNPHRKELIEDPALTRWVYARTNPYNHFRATKKTSLLGGLFGVVPLFVLYYVLKTDRDKKEEQIKAGTYDRKFKLAY, from the exons ATGGCGGACTACCGAGAAGCGCCCTTGGCCACTCGGCCAAAAACGTTGGACCCAGCTGAATATTTCAACCTTTCGCTGAACCAGAGACGTGCCGAGGAGGAGAGGGCTGGTTTAAGGGCTCAGCTGAAGAGACAATATCAGATGCAGCTAAACAACCCCCACAGAAAAGAGCTTATT GAAGACCCTGCCTTGACACGCTGGGTGTACGCACGCACCAACCCCTACAACCACTTCAGAGCCACCAAGAAGACGTCGCTGCTAGGTGGGCTCTTCGGAGTGGTGCCCCTCTTCGTCCTGTACTACGTACTGAAGACTGACAGG gacaagaagGAGGAGCAGATCAAAGCTGGGACCTACGATCGCAAGTTCAAGCTCGCCTACTGA